One genomic window of Helicobacter canis includes the following:
- a CDS encoding response regulator codes for MKLLILENEVYLAQSIAGKLSDVGYECTISQNIPKERVDYHAILISSNIYNQNCEFFIRQHSDSIIIMMISYISDDTVSKPLLAGARDYVLKPFMIDELVRKIRHYNEFAKNKQVLDFYNAYFDFIQKELNTPSLLQYNPPFIIKSTSQRSADIYAMKYAREKNILFEFVTLKDKEYKNIFKNPPQKRKIYYITNLEELKRQERKEFLELAHRYPLIISFISTDKVSFQQVIDISHIPNTQELGGDIMSIHDYVKTIIAKFESRYPDIELAKKLGMSRKSLWEKRKKYGLLRKK; via the coding sequence ATGAAATTACTCATTTTAGAAAATGAAGTCTATCTGGCTCAAAGTATCGCAGGCAAGCTTAGTGATGTAGGCTATGAATGCACCATTAGCCAAAATATCCCCAAAGAGCGCGTGGATTATCACGCGATTTTAATCTCATCAAATATCTATAATCAAAATTGCGAATTTTTCATTAGACAGCATAGTGATTCTATCATCATTATGATGATCTCTTATATCAGCGATGATACCGTGAGTAAGCCGCTGCTAGCGGGGGCTAGGGACTATGTGCTAAAGCCCTTTATGATCGATGAGCTTGTGCGCAAGATCCGGCATTACAATGAATTTGCCAAAAATAAGCAAGTGCTGGATTTTTATAATGCGTATTTTGACTTCATACAAAAAGAGCTAAACACCCCAAGCCTTTTGCAATATAATCCGCCTTTCATCATCAAAAGCACCTCCCAGCGTAGCGCGGATATTTATGCGATGAAATATGCTAGAGAGAAAAATATCTTGTTTGAGTTTGTTACACTAAAGGACAAGGAGTATAAAAACATCTTCAAAAATCCCCCACAAAAGCGCAAAATCTACTATATCACCAATCTTGAAGAGCTAAAGCGACAGGAGAGGAAGGAGTTTTTAGAGCTGGCACATAGGTATCCTTTGATCATTTCATTTATCTCCACAGATAAGGTGAGCTTCCAGCAGGTGATTGACATCTCCCATATCCCAAACACCCAGGAGCTAGGCGGGGATATTATGTCTATACACGATTATGTAAAGACCATTATCGCAAAGTTTGAGAGCCGCTATCCTGATATTGAGCTGGCTAAAAAGCTTGGTATGAGCAGGAAGAGCCTGTGGGAGAAGCGCAAGAAATATGGGCTTTTGCGCAAGAAGTAG
- the ispF gene encoding 2-C-methyl-D-erythritol 2,4-cyclodiphosphate synthase → MYRNTTQLQLDPTQATAPSESLVPQGASIALILMAAGSSSRFAQSSPKTHAIKKQWLRIGEKPLWLFVADTLSAMYPFVQIRITASEQEASYMQKLCSYEIVIGGETRQESLRNALQGIESEWVLVSDVARAGIVAVARKIISALIVTSLDSRDKAQTQSKQRAASLEKVDSRGNVDCHAAAHAAARNDREIATSEKVDSRDNAQNLNNSQAEGLCGNNTEAQNVFCSQLAGGRIFLKKHRFARFDEKAGLCSGEQGDKTWASIDAASHKLPAFSQKANAQNTQVDCVAPILAVPDTAIYNESYIDRSKLFRVQTPQLSRVSALRAALESTQDQGTDESSIIKANGGIVRYIQGDRALEKLTLASDMAALEQILGQAQSWQHAAPFAPMPTLRVGNGLDVHSFEIGKVMKLGGVVIESEFGFKAHSDGDVALHSVIDAILGAMGAGDIGEWFPDSSSAWEGADSARLLEIVWGFARSVGYELCNLDLTIIAQKPRLGAYKQPIRARIAEILGVPLSAINVKATTTEQLGFVGRAEGVCAMSSVCLRIVSFAEVAQSYQLYKG, encoded by the coding sequence GTGTATAGAAACACAACACAACTTCAACTAGACCCTACGCAAGCGACCGCCCCTAGCGAGAGTTTGGTGCCACAAGGGGCGTCTATCGCGCTTATCCTTATGGCAGCTGGCAGCTCAAGCCGCTTTGCGCAAAGCTCGCCTAAAACACACGCTATCAAAAAGCAGTGGCTACGCATAGGCGAGAAGCCATTGTGGCTTTTTGTCGCAGATACACTGAGTGCGATGTATCCATTTGTGCAAATCCGTATCACTGCAAGCGAGCAAGAAGCCTCCTATATGCAAAAGCTTTGTTCCTATGAAATTGTCATTGGCGGGGAGACTCGTCAAGAGTCTTTGCGCAACGCACTTCAAGGCATTGAGAGCGAGTGGGTGCTTGTGAGTGATGTGGCAAGGGCTGGGATTGTCGCCGTAGCGAGAAAAATCATTTCGGCACTTATTGTAACAAGTTTGGATTCTAGGGATAAGGCTCAAACGCAAAGCAAGCAACGCGCAGCTTCTTTAGAAAAAGTGGATTCTAGGGGAAATGTGGATTGCCACGCCGCAGCTCACGCAGCGGCTCGCAATGACAGAGAAATAGCCACTAGTGAAAAAGTGGATTCTAGGGATAACGCTCAAAATTTAAACAACTCGCAGGCGGAAGGATTGTGCGGCAACAATACAGAAGCTCAAAATGTGTTTTGTAGCCAGCTCGCAGGCGGAAGGATTTTTCTAAAGAAACATCGCTTCGCTCGTTTTGATGAAAAAGCGGGGTTGTGCAGTGGCGAGCAAGGAGATAAGACTTGGGCGTCTATCGACGCAGCGAGCCATAAACTCCCCGCTTTTTCGCAAAAAGCCAACGCCCAAAACACACAAGTCGATTGTGTCGCGCCGATTTTAGCGGTCCCTGACACTGCCATATATAATGAAAGCTATATCGATAGAAGCAAGCTTTTTAGAGTCCAAACGCCCCAGCTCTCGCGTGTAAGCGCATTACGCGCCGCACTAGAATCCACGCAGGATCAAGGCACCGATGAAAGCTCTATCATCAAGGCAAATGGCGGGATCGTGCGCTATATACAAGGGGATAGGGCATTAGAGAAGCTAACGCTAGCTAGCGATATGGCGGCATTAGAGCAGATTCTAGGGCAGGCGCAAAGCTGGCAGCACGCCGCGCCCTTTGCGCCTATGCCGACTTTGCGCGTGGGGAATGGGCTTGATGTGCATAGCTTTGAGATAGGCAAGGTGATGAAGCTAGGTGGCGTGGTGATAGAGAGTGAGTTTGGGTTTAAAGCCCATAGCGATGGCGATGTGGCATTGCATAGTGTGATTGATGCGATTTTGGGGGCTATGGGGGCTGGGGATATTGGCGAGTGGTTTCCGGACTCTAGCAGCGCGTGGGAGGGGGCGGACTCTGCGAGATTGCTAGAGATTGTGTGGGGCTTTGCTAGAAGTGTGGGCTATGAGCTATGCAATCTTGATCTAACCATTATCGCTCAAAAGCCCCGCCTTGGCGCATATAAGCAGCCTATACGCGCTAGGATCGCTGAGATTTTGGGCGTGCCTTTGAGCGCGATCAATGTCAAAGCCACCACGACAGAGCAGCTAGGCTTTGTGGGTAGGGCAGAGGGGGTGTGTGCGATGAGTAGCGTGTGCTTGCGGATTGTGTCTTTTGCAGAAGTGGCACAGAGTTATCAATTGTATAAAGGATAG
- a CDS encoding exo-alpha-sialidase: protein MSKRAEWLCLGVIVGLLLGALGYVSFRHKLPSPSVFAIDSKVDSSNTPIFAAKNMDCHADFQSARNDRKNAICENAVSLENKRQRCKAKPQQVSLENKGYRSPLADVSLEKADSSYFAIPNPTPSAHASTIIALDTARVAPHLRDSYGFMALFFAGSREGARDVGIYQSFFIREGSLESTFSKGDSVLLKKHRLSPTASLVLGRHSADLANFGTTADHQSSSAPKFAKGYESPTATPRILEEDNQGECEKSAASLENKGYRSALADVSLENKRQRCKAKPKQVSLEKVDSSDEAMDCHAAASAASRNDNKKAFFQNENFNKNAQILNTLQNAEAENVFDKNAAGGRIFLKVDSRKKAESVFDKNAKNLNKSQAEGFEMGKQGVAAVSLVNRGFQARGEGSYLVGNDRDPSEESTIYRKKPTPKTQKKPTPKPHWSTPREILTPAILSRLSGKFIAKLGNPVSFVDTLGRVHLFVVGVSLGGWATSRVYWLEFDESLEHLHFRQELALSPFANLSFLVRSPALLLEDGGFILPIYHELARKYPLLVRFDSALRLESTFLPLPHIGAKSLSKLQPSFTPLSATKAIGVYRNYTPSAMQVSLCQLQGDLSCQPPKPSNLINYNSSSVLFSVDGLVFLLHNSPPPTRYRQNLLA, encoded by the coding sequence ATGAGCAAGCGGGCGGAGTGGCTGTGCCTGGGCGTGATTGTGGGCTTGCTGCTGGGGGCTTTGGGGTATGTGAGCTTTAGGCACAAGCTTCCTAGCCCTAGTGTCTTTGCCATAGATTCTAAAGTGGATTCTAGTAATACTCCCATTTTTGCTGCAAAAAATATGGATTGCCACGCGGATTTTCAATCCGCTCGCAATGACAGAAAAAACGCGATATGTGAAAACGCAGTTTCTTTAGAAAACAAGCGACAGCGGTGCAAGGCGAAGCCGCAGCAGGTTTCTTTAGAAAACAAGGGATACCGCTCGCCGTTAGCCGATGTTTCTTTAGAAAAAGCGGATTCTAGCTACTTTGCTATACCAAACCCCACGCCAAGCGCGCACGCAAGCACGATCATCGCCCTTGATACAGCGCGTGTCGCCCCGCATTTGCGCGATAGCTATGGCTTTATGGCTTTGTTTTTTGCTGGGAGTAGGGAAGGGGCGAGAGATGTGGGGATCTACCAAAGCTTTTTTATTAGGGAGGGGAGTCTAGAATCCACTTTTTCTAAGGGGGATTCGGTCTTACTAAAGAAACATCGGCTATCGCCGACCGCTTCGCTTGTTTTGGGTAGGCATTCCGCAGATTTAGCAAATTTTGGGACAACCGCAGACCATCAGTCTAGCTCTGCCCCAAAATTTGCTAAAGGCTACGAAAGCCCCACCGCAACTCCTAGAATCCTTGAAGAAGACAATCAGGGCGAGTGTGAAAAAAGCGCAGCTTCTTTAGAAAACAAGGGATACCGCTCGGCGTTAGCCGATGTTTCTTTAGAAAACAAGCGACAGCGGTGCAAGGCGAAGCCGAAGCAGGTTTCTTTAGAAAAAGTGGATTCTAGTGATGAAGCAATGGATTGCCACGCCGCTGCTAGCGCAGCGTCTCGCAATGACAACAAAAAAGCTTTTTTTCAAAACGAGAATTTTAATAAAAATGCTCAAATTTTAAACACGCTGCAAAACGCAGAAGCTGAAAATGTGTTTGATAAAAACGCCGCAGGCGGCAGGATTTTTCTAAAAGTGGATTCTAGGAAAAAAGCGGAAAGTGTGTTTGATAAAAACGCAAAAAATTTAAACAAGTCGCAGGCGGAAGGATTTGAGATGGGAAAACAAGGCGTAGCCGCAGTTTCTTTAGTAAATCGGGGTTTTCAAGCTAGGGGCGAAGGGAGTTACCTAGTGGGTAATGACCGAGACCCTAGCGAAGAATCCACAATTTATCGCAAAAAGCCAACGCCAAAAACACAAAAAAAGCCAACGCCCAAACCACATTGGAGCACCCCTAGAGAAATCCTAACCCCCGCCATCCTCTCCCGCCTTAGTGGCAAATTTATCGCCAAGCTTGGCAATCCTGTGAGCTTTGTGGATACTCTAGGGAGGGTGCATTTGTTTGTCGTGGGGGTGAGTCTTGGGGGCTGGGCGACTAGCAGGGTGTATTGGCTGGAGTTTGATGAGTCTTTGGAGCATTTGCACTTTAGGCAGGAGCTTGCCCTAAGCCCCTTTGCCAATCTCTCATTCCTTGTGCGTAGTCCTGCCTTGCTGCTAGAAGATGGCGGATTTATCTTGCCTATTTATCACGAGCTAGCGCGCAAATATCCCCTGCTTGTGCGCTTTGACTCTGCGCTTAGGCTAGAATCCACTTTTTTACCACTTCCGCATATCGGCGCAAAGTCCCTATCTAAGCTGCAGCCAAGCTTCACCCCCTTAAGCGCGACAAAAGCCATAGGCGTGTATCGCAACTACACACCAAGTGCTATGCAAGTGAGTTTGTGTCAATTACAAGGTGATTTATCGTGCCAGCCCCCAAAGCCTAGCAATCTTATCAAC